One Mycolicibacterium sarraceniae genomic window carries:
- a CDS encoding galactan 5-O-arabinofuranosyltransferase: MRSALATAGQMIAAVAAAVLVSTIALIAISRVQWPAFPSSNQLHALTTVGQVGCLVLLLGTGFVWRKGYEWVARIAAAVFLSAFTVVTLGMPLGASRLYLFGISVDQQFRTEYLTRLTESPALHDMTYIGLPPYYPAGWFWLGGRAAALTGTPAWEMFKPWAIVSIAIAVVLAMTLWSALIRFEYALIVTVATTAVTLAYSSTEPYAAVITVLIPPVLVLAWSGLRGGTRGGGWAAVAGVGLFLGVSATFYTLLFGYAAFTVAVMAAAVAVARRSAEPLLRLAVIAVITGAIAAITWLPFLVYATSHPMSGAGSANHYLPADGAVLTFPMLQFSLLGALCMLGTLWLVWRASTSVRATALGIGVLTVYAWSALSMLTTLLGTTLLSFRLQPTLTVLLSAAGVFGFLEVTLALAARTSRKVIGVGAAIGLIGAIGFSQDIPDVLRPDLTVAYTDTDGYGQRGDRRPPGAEKYYAEVDTAIQKATGRPREDTVVLTADYSFLSYYPYYGFQGLTSHYANPLAEFDERAAAIESWADLKNADQLVHALDTLPWQPPTVFLMRRGGAAGSSDTYTLRLAQDVYPNQPNVRRYVVDFDSKLFSGPHFTVKTIGPFVLAIRNA, from the coding sequence GGTTTCGACGATCGCACTGATCGCGATCTCCCGGGTCCAGTGGCCCGCCTTCCCGTCGTCGAACCAGCTGCACGCGCTGACCACCGTTGGACAGGTCGGTTGCCTGGTGTTGCTGCTGGGCACCGGATTCGTCTGGCGCAAGGGATATGAGTGGGTCGCACGCATCGCCGCCGCGGTGTTCCTGTCGGCGTTCACGGTGGTCACCCTGGGGATGCCACTGGGGGCGAGCCGGCTCTACCTCTTCGGTATCTCAGTCGATCAGCAGTTCCGCACCGAATACCTCACCCGGCTCACCGAGAGCCCGGCGCTGCACGATATGACCTACATCGGCCTGCCGCCGTACTACCCGGCCGGGTGGTTCTGGCTCGGCGGCCGGGCCGCCGCCCTGACCGGCACACCGGCCTGGGAGATGTTCAAGCCGTGGGCCATTGTCTCCATCGCGATCGCCGTGGTGCTGGCGATGACGCTATGGTCGGCGCTCATCCGGTTCGAGTACGCGCTGATCGTCACCGTCGCCACCACCGCGGTGACCCTGGCCTACAGCTCAACGGAGCCTTACGCAGCCGTCATCACCGTCCTCATCCCGCCGGTGCTGGTGCTGGCGTGGTCGGGACTGCGCGGTGGGACGCGGGGGGGCGGCTGGGCGGCCGTGGCCGGCGTCGGGCTGTTCCTCGGTGTCTCCGCCACCTTCTACACCCTGCTGTTCGGCTATGCCGCCTTCACCGTGGCTGTGATGGCCGCCGCTGTAGCGGTCGCGCGACGCAGCGCCGAACCGCTGCTGCGGCTCGCGGTCATTGCCGTCATCACTGGAGCTATCGCAGCAATCACTTGGCTGCCGTTCCTGGTGTACGCGACGAGCCACCCGATGAGCGGCGCCGGCAGTGCAAACCACTACCTGCCCGCCGACGGCGCGGTGCTGACGTTCCCGATGCTGCAGTTCTCACTGCTCGGTGCGCTGTGCATGCTCGGGACGCTGTGGTTGGTGTGGCGGGCCAGCACGTCGGTACGGGCCACCGCACTGGGGATCGGCGTGCTGACGGTCTACGCCTGGTCGGCGCTGTCGATGCTGACCACCCTGCTCGGCACCACCCTGCTGTCCTTCCGGCTGCAACCGACGCTGACCGTGCTGCTGTCGGCGGCCGGGGTGTTCGGCTTCCTCGAGGTGACACTCGCGCTCGCCGCACGAACCAGCCGCAAGGTCATCGGAGTCGGCGCCGCCATCGGGCTGATCGGCGCCATCGGCTTCAGCCAGGACATCCCCGACGTGCTGCGGCCGGACCTGACCGTCGCCTACACCGATACCGACGGCTACGGGCAGCGCGGCGATCGCCGACCGCCCGGAGCCGAGAAGTACTACGCCGAGGTCGACACCGCCATCCAGAAGGCGACCGGCCGGCCCCGCGAGGACACCGTCGTGCTGACCGCTGACTACAGCTTCCTGTCGTACTACCCCTATTACGGGTTCCAGGGCCTGACCTCGCACTACGCCAACCCGCTGGCCGAGTTCGACGAACGGGCCGCGGCCATCGAATCGTGGGCCGACCTGAAGAACGCCGATCAGCTGGTTCACGCGCTCGACACGCTGCCCTGGCAGCCGCCGACGGTCTTCCTGATGCGCCGCGGCGGCGCGGCTGGTTCATCGGACACCTACACGCTGCGACTGGCCCAGGACGTCTACCCCAACCAGCCCAACGTGCGCCGCTACGTCGTCGACTTCGACAGCAAGCTGTTCAGCGGACCGCACTTCACCGTCAAGACGATCGGGCCTTTCGTGCTGGCCATCCGGAATGCATAG
- a CDS encoding arabinosyltransferase domain-containing protein, with the protein MHSVDLPGGQLPSSSVEQTRAQDDLQVKYRTARLVAVIAGLLGAALAILTPLLPVKQTTAQLNWPQNGVLNSVTAPLISYVATDLTIDVPCSAAAGLDSPAKTVLLSTVPKQAPKAVDRGLLIQRANDDLVVVVRNTPVVVAPLKQVLGPACQKLTFTAHADRVTAEFVGLTQGPDADDPGAPLKGERSGYDFRPQIVGVFTDLTGPAPPGLSLSATIDTRYSSAPTALKMAAMVLGAAMTLIALVALHLLDGADGVRQRRFLPSRWWSVSALDGVVFAVLLWWHFVGANTSDDGYILTMAKVSEHAGYMANYYRWFGTPEAPFGWYYDLLALWAHVSTSSIWMRLPTLAMALVCWWLISREVIPRLGHAVKTSRAAIWTAAGMFLVFWLPLNNGLRPEPIIALGILLTWCSVERGVATSRLLPVAFACIIGALTLFSGPTGIASIGALLVAIGPLRTILHRRSRQFGLLPLLAPILAAGTVTIILIFRDQTLVGEVQANVLKSAVGPSLSWFDEHIRYERLFMASPDGSISRRFAVLALLIALAVVVAMILRRGHIPGTAAGPSKRIIGITIISFIAMMFTPTKWTHHFGVFAGLAGPLGALAAVAVTAHVLRSRRNRALFAAAVLFMTGLSFASVNGWWYVSNFGVPWSNQFPEWHFGFTTILLGLTILTLLVAAWFHFSGADNGTTGQTHWWSRIVGSPLAIVAWLLVVFEVGSLTLGMAQQWPAWSVGRSNLQALTGKTCGLADDVLVEEDPNAGILAPIAGVSVGDALGATTAEGFTPGGIPADISADPVSEPPGGGNFADTDGVITSSEAGTEGGTNAVGGVNGSRARLPYGLDPARTPVMGSWRAGVQQPAVLRSAWYRLPTDWASAPLLVVAAAGRFDQDEVQVQWATDQQAADGKPSGSMAFGDVGTAPAWRNLRAPLAAIPRDATMIRLVATDDDLSPQHWIALTPPRIPKLRTLQDVVGSQDPVLLDWLVGLAFPCQRPFGHQYGVIEPPKWRILPDRFGAEANSPVMDNIGGGPLGISELLFRATSVPSYLRDDWFRDWGALQRLNPFYPEARPARLDLGTATRTGLWSPAPLRPT; encoded by the coding sequence ATGCATAGCGTGGACCTCCCGGGCGGCCAATTACCATCTAGCTCCGTGGAACAGACGCGGGCCCAAGATGACCTGCAGGTCAAGTACCGGACCGCCCGTCTCGTCGCCGTCATCGCCGGGCTGCTGGGCGCCGCGCTGGCGATCCTGACACCACTATTGCCGGTCAAGCAGACCACCGCGCAGCTGAACTGGCCGCAAAACGGTGTGCTCAACAGCGTCACAGCGCCCCTGATCAGCTACGTGGCAACCGACCTGACCATCGACGTGCCGTGCAGCGCGGCCGCGGGCCTGGACAGCCCCGCCAAGACGGTGTTGTTGTCGACAGTCCCCAAGCAGGCACCCAAGGCCGTTGACCGCGGTCTGTTGATCCAGCGCGCCAACGACGATCTCGTCGTCGTGGTCCGCAACACCCCGGTCGTGGTCGCGCCGCTCAAGCAGGTACTCGGCCCGGCGTGCCAGAAGCTGACGTTCACCGCCCACGCCGACCGGGTGACCGCCGAATTCGTCGGCCTCACCCAGGGGCCGGACGCCGACGATCCCGGCGCCCCGCTGAAGGGTGAGCGCAGCGGCTACGACTTCCGGCCCCAGATCGTCGGCGTCTTCACCGACCTGACCGGCCCGGCGCCGCCCGGGCTGAGTCTGTCGGCCACCATCGACACCCGCTACAGCAGCGCGCCAACGGCACTCAAGATGGCCGCGATGGTGCTCGGCGCCGCGATGACGCTCATCGCGCTGGTCGCCCTGCACCTCCTGGACGGTGCCGACGGAGTACGCCAGCGGCGCTTCCTGCCGTCGCGCTGGTGGTCGGTGAGCGCCCTGGACGGAGTGGTGTTCGCCGTTCTGTTGTGGTGGCACTTCGTCGGAGCCAACACCTCCGACGACGGCTACATCCTCACCATGGCCAAGGTGTCCGAGCACGCCGGCTACATGGCCAACTATTACCGCTGGTTCGGCACGCCTGAGGCACCGTTCGGCTGGTACTACGACCTGCTCGCGCTGTGGGCGCACGTCTCCACCAGCAGCATCTGGATGCGGCTGCCGACGCTGGCCATGGCACTGGTGTGCTGGTGGCTGATCAGCCGCGAGGTGATCCCCCGGCTCGGCCACGCGGTCAAAACCAGCCGCGCCGCCATCTGGACTGCCGCCGGCATGTTCCTGGTGTTCTGGCTGCCACTGAACAACGGCCTGCGGCCCGAACCGATCATCGCCCTCGGCATCCTGCTCACCTGGTGCTCGGTCGAACGCGGTGTGGCCACCAGCCGCCTGCTTCCCGTCGCGTTCGCCTGCATCATCGGCGCGCTGACGTTGTTCTCCGGGCCAACCGGCATCGCGTCGATCGGGGCGCTGCTGGTCGCAATCGGCCCGCTGCGCACGATCCTGCACCGCCGATCCCGCCAGTTCGGCCTGCTGCCGCTGCTGGCCCCGATCCTGGCCGCCGGAACAGTGACGATCATCCTGATCTTCCGCGACCAGACCCTGGTCGGCGAAGTGCAGGCTAACGTGCTGAAGTCTGCGGTCGGCCCAAGCCTGAGCTGGTTCGACGAACACATCCGCTACGAACGGCTGTTCATGGCCAGCCCGGACGGCTCGATCAGCCGCCGGTTCGCGGTGCTGGCCCTGCTCATCGCGCTCGCAGTCGTGGTGGCGATGATCCTGCGCCGCGGCCACATTCCCGGGACCGCGGCAGGTCCCAGTAAACGCATCATCGGGATCACGATCATCTCGTTCATCGCGATGATGTTCACCCCGACCAAGTGGACCCATCACTTCGGGGTGTTCGCCGGGCTGGCCGGCCCGCTGGGAGCACTGGCTGCCGTGGCCGTCACCGCGCACGTGCTGAGGTCCCGAAGAAACCGGGCGCTATTCGCCGCGGCAGTCCTGTTCATGACCGGTCTGTCGTTCGCCAGCGTCAACGGCTGGTGGTACGTGTCCAACTTCGGTGTGCCGTGGTCAAACCAGTTCCCCGAGTGGCACTTCGGCTTCACCACGATATTGCTCGGGCTGACTATCCTCACGTTGCTGGTGGCGGCCTGGTTCCACTTCTCCGGCGCTGACAACGGCACTACGGGGCAGACACACTGGTGGTCACGCATCGTGGGCTCACCGCTAGCGATCGTGGCCTGGCTGCTGGTGGTTTTCGAGGTGGGATCGCTGACCCTGGGGATGGCCCAACAGTGGCCGGCGTGGTCGGTCGGCCGCTCGAACCTGCAGGCCCTCACCGGTAAGACGTGTGGGCTGGCCGACGACGTGCTGGTCGAAGAGGACCCCAACGCCGGCATCCTGGCCCCGATCGCCGGGGTGTCGGTCGGTGACGCGCTCGGTGCGACGACGGCCGAAGGGTTCACCCCCGGCGGGATACCCGCCGACATCTCGGCCGACCCGGTGTCCGAACCTCCCGGGGGCGGCAACTTCGCCGACACCGACGGCGTGATCACCAGCAGCGAGGCCGGAACCGAGGGCGGGACCAACGCCGTAGGCGGGGTCAACGGTTCGCGCGCCCGGCTGCCCTACGGCCTGGACCCGGCGCGCACACCGGTGATGGGCAGCTGGCGCGCCGGCGTGCAACAGCCAGCTGTGCTGCGCTCGGCGTGGTACCGGCTGCCCACCGACTGGGCGTCCGCACCGCTGCTGGTGGTCGCGGCAGCCGGCCGGTTCGACCAGGACGAGGTGCAGGTGCAGTGGGCGACCGACCAGCAGGCAGCTGACGGGAAGCCCAGCGGCTCAATGGCTTTCGGTGATGTCGGCACCGCACCGGCGTGGCGGAACCTGCGCGCCCCGCTGGCCGCGATCCCGCGCGATGCCACGATGATCCGGCTGGTCGCCACCGATGACGACCTCTCACCCCAGCACTGGATCGCGCTGACTCCCCCGCGCATCCCGAAGCTGCGCACCCTGCAGGACGTCGTCGGGTCCCAGGATCCGGTGCTACTGGATTGGCTTGTCGGACTGGCCTTCCCGTGCCAGCGCCCGTTCGGCCACCAGTACGGCGTCATCGAGCCGCCGAAGTGGCGGATCCTGCCGGACCGGTTCGGCGCCGAAGCCAACTCGCCGGTGATGGACAATATCGGCGGCGGTCCGCTCGGCATCAGCGAGCTGCTGTTCCGCGCCACCTCGGTGCCGAGCTACCTGCGTGACGACTGGTTCCGGGACTGGGGCGCGCTGCAGCGGCTCAATCCGTTCTATCCCGAGGCGCGGCCGGCCCGGCTGGACCTGGGCACCGCCACCCGCACTGGGCTGTGGAGCCCGGCTCCACTACGACCGACCTAG
- a CDS encoding arabinosyltransferase domain-containing protein — protein MPSDRPDASRIARLVAVIAGILGVLLCGVVPLLPVTQTTATIGWPQAAGPDGMVSDITAPLVSGAPQSLAVTIPCRIIATLPTEGGLVFSTIPPAGIDASRNGLFVRANAATVVVAFRDTVAAVAPRPAIAAGGCSDLRIWAGAAGVGADFVGIPGATGTLAPEKKPAVDGIFTDLKVAPQPGLSARIDIDTRFITHPGTLKIAVMVLGIACVVASMIALAMLDRASGRRVPGAWRRVLRGGPGTWLADIGVIGGLLLWHVIGAISSDDGYNLTIARVSGSAGYTANYFRYFGATEAPFDWYQSVLAHLATISTAGVWMRLPATAAGIGTWLILSRWVLPRLGRRLALNRVTVWTAAAVFLAAWLPFNNGLRPEPLIAFGALAAWILVEHAIATRRLVPAAIAIVVAVFSVTLAPQGLIAIAPLLVGARAIARVIRARRAQDGLVAPLATLAASLSVIFVVVFRDQTLAAVAESARIKYVVGPTIAWYQDFLRYYFLTVEDNVESSLTRRFAVLVMLLCLFGMLTVLLRRGHIPGVAGGPVWRLIGSTAIGLLLLTFTPTKWAVQFGGFAGLAGALGGVTAFAFARVGLHSRRNLALYVTALLFVLAWATSGTNGWFYVGSYGVPWFDRQPVIAHQPVTTMFLALAILTGLIAGWLHFRMDYSGHTEVKNTGRNRALASTPLLVVALIMVLLEVGSMTKAFAQRYPVYTTAAANLSALQSGLSTASCAMADAVLVEPDPNAGMLQPVPGQKWGEYGPLGGENPVGFTPNGISDTLEPAEPFVANPGTVNSDGSPNKPNAGIAFAAGTGGGYGPVGVNGSRVFLPFGLDPKTTPVMGSAGENTVAAKATSAWYQLPPRSPDRPLVTVAAAGAIWFYDEEGQFNYGQSLKLQWGVQRPDGSFQALNSVQPIDVIAQKAWRNLRFPMAWAPPEANVARIVADDPNLSTDQWFGFTPPRVPVLQTAQQFLGSQTPVMMDIATAANFPCQRPFAEHLGVAELPEYRILPNLKQVVVSSNMWLSARAGGPFLFIQGLLTTATVPTYLRGDWYRDWGAIERYIRLVPSAQAPDAVIDQGTKTVFGWSRSGPIRALP, from the coding sequence GTGCCAAGCGACAGACCCGACGCCAGCCGGATCGCCCGGCTCGTCGCCGTCATCGCAGGAATCCTCGGCGTGTTGTTGTGCGGCGTGGTGCCCCTGCTGCCCGTCACCCAGACCACCGCCACCATCGGTTGGCCGCAGGCAGCGGGTCCAGACGGCATGGTCAGCGATATCACCGCGCCGCTGGTCTCCGGCGCACCGCAGTCACTCGCCGTGACGATCCCCTGCCGGATCATCGCGACCCTGCCCACCGAGGGCGGCCTGGTGTTCTCGACCATCCCTCCTGCCGGTATCGACGCCAGCCGCAACGGGCTGTTCGTGCGCGCCAACGCCGCCACCGTCGTCGTCGCCTTCCGCGACACTGTCGCCGCGGTCGCCCCACGGCCCGCCATCGCGGCCGGCGGCTGCAGCGATCTACGCATTTGGGCCGGGGCCGCCGGGGTCGGGGCCGATTTCGTCGGCATACCCGGCGCAACCGGCACGCTGGCCCCCGAGAAGAAGCCGGCGGTCGACGGGATCTTCACGGATCTGAAGGTGGCCCCCCAACCGGGCCTGTCGGCACGCATCGACATCGACACCCGGTTCATCACCCACCCGGGCACACTCAAGATCGCGGTGATGGTGCTGGGTATCGCCTGCGTGGTCGCCTCGATGATTGCGCTCGCGATGCTGGACCGTGCCTCTGGTCGGCGGGTTCCGGGGGCGTGGCGACGTGTCCTTCGGGGCGGCCCAGGCACCTGGCTGGCCGATATCGGGGTGATCGGCGGGCTGCTGCTCTGGCATGTCATCGGCGCCATCTCCTCCGACGACGGCTACAACCTCACCATCGCGCGAGTGTCCGGATCGGCCGGCTACACCGCCAACTACTTCCGCTATTTCGGAGCCACCGAGGCACCGTTCGACTGGTACCAGTCAGTGCTTGCCCACCTCGCGACGATCAGTACCGCCGGAGTGTGGATGCGGCTACCCGCCACCGCCGCCGGTATCGGCACCTGGCTGATTCTGAGCCGCTGGGTGCTGCCGCGGCTGGGCAGGCGGTTGGCGCTCAACAGGGTCACGGTGTGGACCGCCGCCGCGGTGTTCCTGGCTGCCTGGTTGCCGTTCAACAACGGGCTGCGCCCCGAACCGTTGATCGCCTTCGGCGCACTGGCAGCGTGGATCCTGGTCGAGCACGCGATCGCCACCCGGCGGCTGGTCCCGGCGGCCATCGCGATCGTCGTCGCGGTCTTCAGTGTGACGCTCGCCCCGCAGGGCCTGATCGCGATCGCGCCACTGCTGGTGGGTGCGCGCGCCATCGCCCGCGTGATCAGGGCCCGCCGCGCGCAAGACGGTCTAGTTGCCCCGCTGGCCACGCTGGCCGCCTCGCTGTCGGTCATCTTCGTCGTGGTCTTCCGTGACCAGACCCTGGCCGCGGTCGCCGAGTCCGCACGCATCAAATATGTTGTCGGGCCGACGATCGCCTGGTACCAGGACTTCCTGCGGTATTACTTCCTCACCGTCGAAGACAATGTGGAGAGCTCGCTGACCCGCCGCTTCGCCGTGCTGGTGATGCTGCTGTGCCTGTTCGGGATGCTGACCGTGCTGCTGCGCCGCGGTCACATCCCGGGCGTCGCAGGAGGTCCGGTGTGGCGGCTCATCGGCTCGACCGCGATCGGCCTGCTGCTGTTGACCTTCACCCCCACCAAGTGGGCCGTCCAGTTCGGCGGGTTCGCCGGGCTGGCGGGCGCGCTCGGCGGGGTCACCGCGTTCGCATTCGCCCGGGTCGGCTTGCACAGCCGACGCAACCTGGCGCTGTACGTCACCGCATTGCTCTTCGTGCTGGCGTGGGCGACCTCGGGCACCAACGGCTGGTTCTATGTCGGCAGCTATGGGGTGCCGTGGTTCGACCGTCAGCCGGTGATCGCCCACCAGCCCGTGACGACCATGTTCCTGGCGCTGGCGATCCTGACCGGTCTGATCGCGGGATGGCTGCACTTCCGGATGGACTACAGCGGCCACACCGAGGTCAAGAACACCGGCCGCAACCGGGCGCTGGCCTCCACGCCGCTGCTGGTGGTCGCGCTCATCATGGTGCTGCTCGAGGTCGGCTCGATGACCAAGGCCTTCGCCCAGCGCTACCCCGTGTACACCACCGCGGCGGCCAACCTGTCCGCACTGCAGTCGGGACTGTCCACGGCAAGCTGTGCGATGGCCGACGCCGTCCTGGTCGAGCCGGATCCGAATGCCGGTATGCTGCAACCGGTTCCGGGCCAGAAATGGGGCGAGTACGGTCCGCTCGGCGGCGAGAACCCGGTTGGCTTCACCCCTAATGGGATCAGCGACACCCTCGAGCCGGCTGAACCGTTCGTGGCCAACCCCGGCACCGTCAACTCCGACGGCTCACCCAACAAGCCCAATGCCGGTATCGCCTTCGCCGCGGGTACCGGCGGTGGCTACGGACCGGTCGGGGTCAACGGGTCGCGGGTGTTCCTGCCGTTCGGATTGGACCCCAAGACCACGCCGGTGATGGGCAGCGCAGGCGAGAACACCGTTGCGGCCAAGGCGACTTCGGCCTGGTACCAACTGCCCCCGCGCAGCCCGGACCGACCGCTGGTCACGGTCGCCGCGGCCGGGGCAATCTGGTTCTACGACGAAGAGGGCCAGTTCAACTATGGACAATCACTGAAACTGCAGTGGGGTGTGCAGCGTCCCGATGGCAGCTTCCAGGCGCTGAACTCGGTACAGCCCATCGACGTGATCGCCCAAAAGGCTTGGCGCAATCTGCGATTCCCGATGGCCTGGGCGCCACCGGAGGCCAACGTCGCGCGTATCGTCGCCGACGACCCGAACCTGAGCACCGACCAGTGGTTCGGCTTCACCCCGCCTCGGGTACCGGTGCTGCAGACCGCCCAGCAATTCCTCGGCTCGCAGACTCCGGTGATGATGGACATCGCCACCGCGGCGAATTTCCCATGCCAGCGGCCGTTCGCCGAACACCTCGGCGTGGCCGAGCTCCCGGAGTACCGGATCCTGCCGAACCTCAAACAGGTGGTGGTGTCGAGCAATATGTGGCTGTCCGCCCGCGCCGGTGGGCCTTTCCTGTTCATCCAGGGCCTGCTGACCACCGCGACCGTCCCGACGTATCTGCGGGGCGACTGGTACCGCGACTGGGGCGCCATTGAGCGCTACATCCGCCTGGTCCCGTCGGCGCAGGCTCCCGATGCCGTCATCGACCAGGGCACCAAGACGGTATTCGGCTGGAGCCGAAGCGGACCCATCAGGGCACTGCCATGA